From Rissa tridactyla isolate bRisTri1 chromosome 7, bRisTri1.patW.cur.20221130, whole genome shotgun sequence, a single genomic window includes:
- the RNFT1 gene encoding E3 ubiquitin-protein ligase RNFT1 — translation MRRQNSKNLDQKKNPSMQQNCSHLHNIQGSGDDSSSSQSAHAARLSGESSCHHSGDVRIQLNSAVGEARENASSRHSRPGSQSRSHGHAHSEAVGLDDSTPDSEEHGGSSLSELRYLLQWLHKSLPYILILCVKLIMQHIIGISLGIGLLTTYMYANKSIVNQVFLRERCSKLQCAWLLVYLNGSSLLLYYTFHSQSLYYSLIFLSPTVDFMNFWEVLWIVGVSDFILKFLFMGFKCFILLVPSFMMSFKSKGYWYMLLEELCQYYRMFVPIPVWFRYLIGYGELDSVLGLTLGILLGLLYLILKLLSFFGQLRNFRQVLRIFCTRPHYGVPASKRQCSESDEICSICQAEFQKPILLICQHTFCEECISLWFNREKTCPLCRTVISDHVNKWKDGATSMHLQIF, via the exons ATGAG GAGACAAAATAGCAAGAATCtggaccagaaaaaaaatcccagcatgCAACAAAATTGCAGTCATCTCCACAACATCCAAGGGAGTGGTGATGACTCTTCATCTTCTCAGAGCGCCCACGCAGCGAGGTTGTCAGGAGAGAGCTCGTGCCATCACAGCGGCGACGTTCGTATACAGCTGAACTCTGCTGTGGGAGAAGCCAGAGAAAACGCAAGTTCCCGGCATTCCAGGCCAGGTTCCCAAAGTCGCTCACATGGACATGCCCACAGCGAAGCAGTGGGGCTCGATGATTCCACCCCAGACTCGGAGGAACACGGGGGCAGCTCCCTCTCAGAGCTCAGATACCTCCTCCAGTGGCTGCACAAAAGTCTGCCGTATATCTTGATTCTGTGTGTCAAACTGATCATGCAGCATATAATTG GCATTTCTCTTGGAATTGGGCTGCTAACAACTTACATGTATGCAAACAAAAGCATAGTAAATCAGGTTTTTCTAAGA GAACGGTGCTCCAAGTTGCAATGTGCTTGGCTACTAGTGTACCTAAATGGATCATCTCTCCTCTTGTATTACACCTTTCATTCTCAGTCACTGTATTACAG CTTAATCTTCTTAAGCCCTACTGTGGATTTTATGAACTTCTGGGAGGTACTCTGGATTGTGGGAGTCTCAGACTTTATTTTGAAATTCCTCTTCATGGGCTTCAAGTGCTTTATTCTCTTGGTGCCTTCTTTTATGATGTCCTTTAAGTCCAAG GGCTACTGGTACATGCTGTTAGAAGAACTCTGCCAGTATTACCGTATGTTTGTCCCCATACCAGTTTGGTTCCGTTATCTTATTGGCTATGGGGAGCTGGACAGTGTACTAGGATTGACCCTTGGGATATTGTTGGGCCTTCTCTACCTCATCCTAAAA cTTTTGAGCTTTTTTGGACAGTTGAGAAACTTCAGACAGGTCCTACGGATATTCTGTACACGACCA CACTATGGGGTACCAGCTAGCAAGAGACAGTGTTCTGAATCGGATGAAATTTGTTCCATCTGCCAAGCTGAATTTCAGAAGCCTATTCTGCTTATCTGCCAG CACACATTTTGTGAAGAATGCATCTCTTTATGGTTTAATAGAGAAAAAACGTGTCCACTCTGCAGAACTGTTATTTCAGACCATGTTAACAAGTGGAAGGATGGAGCCACATCTATGCATCTACAGATTTTCTAA